The proteins below are encoded in one region of Papilio machaon chromosome 27, ilPapMach1.1, whole genome shotgun sequence:
- the LOC123722551 gene encoding ring-infected erythrocyte surface antigen-like, whose translation MEQNRTELSRRKQNRPDENREENREENREEKRVENRREHRREQRREHRREQRREQRREQKENREENREENREENREENREENGEENREENREENREENREENREENIEENREENREENREQNREENREENREENKEENREENREDNREENREESREENREENREENREENREENREDNREENREENREENREENR comes from the coding sequence AtggaacagaacagaacagagctGAGCAGAAGAAAGCAGAACAGACCAGACGAGAACAGAGAAGAGAACAGAGAAGAGAATAGAGAAGAGAAAAGAGTAGAGAACAGAAGAGAACACAGAAGAGAACAGAGAAGAGAACACAGAAGAGAACAGAGAAGAGAACAGAGAAGAGAACAGAAAGAGAACAGAGAAGAGAACAGAGAAGAGAACAGAGAAGAGAACAGAGAAGAGAACAGAGAAGAGAACGGAGAAGAGAACAGAGAAGAGAACAGAGAAGAGAACAGAGAAGAGAACAGAGAAGAGAACAGAGAAGAGAACATAGAAGAGAACAGAGAAGAGAACAGAgaagagaacagagaacagaacagagaagaGAACAGAGAAGAGAACAGAGAAGAGAACAAAGAAGAGAACAGAGAAGAGAACAGAGAAGACAACAGAGAAGAGAACAGAGAAGAAAGCAGAGAAGAGAACAGAGAAGAGAACAGAGAAGAGAACAGAGAAGAGAACAGAGAAGAGAACAGAGAAGACAACAGAGAAGAGAACAGAGAAGAGAACAGAGAAGAGAACAGAGAAGAGAACAGATAA